CCAGAAATGAAACAAGGTCGTTCATCACCAATTTAGCCATCTCCTTTTTAGGCAAAGTATCCTGACTAAAACGTTGATAGCAGATCGCATATTTCGTATCCCATATCCTTGGTCCGATCGTGTTAGACTTATATGTATATTTATTTTGATCTTTTACCTCCCATTCCACTCTACCTGGAATCCATAGAAAATTTGGAGGGTCAATGAAATTATATAGTCGCTTAAAAGCATTAAAAATACTGGTATTGATCAGGCTCGTCACAAACATTCCCGTTACCGAATCCTTTTCGATTGGTAGTCCACCCTTAAACTGCAAGCCATCCTGATAGCCTGTGATCAATACCTTGCCCTTCAGGTTAACATCGGCCGGATCATGCGTCACAGTTTTGGTATTAAAATCATCCTTTACGGGGATATCCAATTTCTCGTTAGCAATAAGCTCGTCGATAAACTTCGGTTTTATATAATCTGGATAAGTGATTGCCTTTACCTTCCCCTTGTAAATAAACACCGTATGTGGCACCCCGTGATAGGGAAAATATTTTTTTAACAACGAGTCCGACACGATTGTGGGCAGATATGCATTTTTCTCCTTGAGGTATTTATTCTTTTTATAAAATTCCGTTATCAGCTCTCTGGATTGCCAAGTCACCGCAAAGATCTGGGCTTTGTCCCCTACTTCCTTTTGCACTTCCTTGACATGGGGCATCAGCTGGATACAGGTAGCACAGTTGGTATCCCAAAAGTCCAGGATCAATACCTTGTCTTTATAATCATCCAGGTCGACCTTTGTCCCTGAAAAGTTCAATATTTCCATAACAGGCATATCTGGTACCGCAGCGTTGATTTTTAACTGCTTACTTAAATCTACCTTTGCGTTATGTTGTCCAAAGCTAATCTGAAAGGCTATCAATAAGCCTAATGTTAATAATAATGTTCTCATTTTTCTATTTATAAATATTATCGTTTATTCTGTTCTATAGTCGGGTTTAGATCTATTACGGCACGTGGGATTAAAAAAGCATACTTAGGACTGCCTACCACTAGCTTATAATTAGCTCCGTTGACTTGGCGTTGGGGTACAATCGCTGTCTTATTTTCTTGATTCAACCGTTTCGTATCGGCCCAGCGTCTTCCCCTAAATACCAGTTCGCGTCGTCGTTCTTTCAATATTTCAGATAGCAATATATCATTCTCCCATTCGACGGGAACGAATTTCCCCTGTGCAAACCTGTTCTTGCGCAGCAGGTTGATATCAGCCAAGGCATCCGTATTTCTGTTCAATCGGGCCGCTGCCTCCGCACGGATCAATAAGATCTCGCTGGACGTAAAGCCTATAAATGCCCCAATAGCACTCTGGTCGTAATTGGTCTTATAACCGTAGGTTCCGGGATCAAAATCATTGTGCTGGAAGTAGATCAATTTACGCAGGTCAGCATCCCCATAAAGCGCCATCAGGTCCGAATTTATCCGAGCGGCATAGGGGGTTAATGTTTCCGAGTAAAATGTCTGCGCCGTAAATATGATCTCCGCGTTATTCTTGGGGATGCTCATTTCATCATATATATCCAGTGTATTGTAGTCTAATAAATTTGGCTGTGCCTTCCATGCATCATCTGCGTAGCGAAAGGCACCCGCATAGTCCTGCATATCAAGATACAGGCGAGCCAGTCCTGCATAGGCAGCTGTTTTATTGGGTCTGCTCTTGGCAATAGCCCTTAGCGGTAGCTTTTCTGCAGCCATCTGATAGTCTGACAGAATCTGCTGATAGGTATCCAACAGGCTAGCCCTTCCCTTGGGCAGCTCAAGATCTGGCGTGAATTTCAGGGGTAGCCCCAGTTCCGCGGCCGCCGTATTTTTATTAAAGGGCAGACAATAGAGCTCAAGCAACTGCTGATAGGCAAAAGCGCGAAAGAAATGAGCGTTACCCACAATCTCCTTAGCTTGCTGACTGTCCTTCTCCTGCGCGGAAAGCGCATCCACCACGCTGAGTATCTGGTTTGCATAGAAAACCGCCTTGTAGGGCCCCTGCCATGCTGCGGCATTGATCGTGGGCTCATCCGACCAGATGTAGGCATTTCGCTCATCAGGATCCGATATGGAACTCCAGTCTTCGCTGTTGAGGTAAAACTCTTCACCTGCAATTAAATTTGCCACTGCAAAGCTGCTGTTAAGTACAGAATATTCATTCAATAGCAATTCGCAATCTGCTAGCGTACTCGGAATATCCATTTTCCTGTCGGGCTTGAGTTCAAGAAAATCCGAGCAGGAGGCCATCAATAGGCCTATGGTAAGTATGATATAAGTTTTCATATAATTGTGTTAAAAAGAAAAACTAAGTCCCAATGATCCGGCAAATGGGTCGGGCGGATTATTCCCAAATTCGAGGTCTATCCCCCATTTGTTTGCCCGCCATATGGACATGATATTGACCGCATAGGCGTATACACGGAGGTCTTTTAGCCAGCGGTTTTTGGGTGAATAGCCGATCTGAATATCACGCCACTTGATCTGGTCTGCTGGCGACACCAGAGCGGCAGAATACATATAAAAATTTGCCTCCTGAGCGTTAGCTGGATAGGTAAACACAGGTACATCCGTTATCTTTTCATCCCCGGGTTTCTGCCATCTTTTGGCGTAGTCAGCGTGCCCCACTTGGTTTGTCACCAGGGTTGAATAGTTGATCGACTTGCGCATAAACTTGTGTCCCAACTGAAAGCTTATATTGAACGAACAATCCCAGTTTTTGTAAGCAAAGCTATTCCGCAGTGATCCAAAGTAAAGCGGCAGCGCTGAGCCCGAGTTATGCATATCGGCCAGCAATGTGCCATTTACAATAGACGTATAGTTGGTGGAGATCTCCCCATTTTCATAGCCCCGCGGCTTTCCTGTTTCCGGATCCAGCCCCGCCCATTTATAACTGATGATGCTATTCAAATCAGCCCCTTCGATCGGTGTGACATTCATGGAGTATGCCCCAGAGCGATAATAGCGCCCAAGCTGATCGGCCAGATAAGATTTTGTCACCTTGGTACGGTTATAGGAAAAAGCCAGATCCGAGCGCCATGAAAAATCTGTAGCATTGATATTGACTGAATGGATCGAAAGATCTATCCCTTTGGCTTTGAGATTGGCACTGTTCACATTGAGCGATGCAAAACCTGTAGTCGGGTCTATCTGCGTAGCCGAAATCAGGTCTTTTGGCGTTTTGATATAATATTCTGCCGAACCGCTCAGACGGCCACTTTTGAGCCCAAAATCCATCCCCAGGTTAAACATCCCTACCGTCTCCCATCTCAGATTGGGATTTGGCGGGCTCTGCATACTTGCATAGGGCAATCCGGTCAAAAAGTGATTTTGAGTAGACCGTAGCATAATCGGATAAGCG
The window above is part of the Sphingobacterium sp. ML3W genome. Proteins encoded here:
- a CDS encoding RagB/SusD family nutrient uptake outer membrane protein; its protein translation is MKTYIILTIGLLMASCSDFLELKPDRKMDIPSTLADCELLLNEYSVLNSSFAVANLIAGEEFYLNSEDWSSISDPDERNAYIWSDEPTINAAAWQGPYKAVFYANQILSVVDALSAQEKDSQQAKEIVGNAHFFRAFAYQQLLELYCLPFNKNTAAAELGLPLKFTPDLELPKGRASLLDTYQQILSDYQMAAEKLPLRAIAKSRPNKTAAYAGLARLYLDMQDYAGAFRYADDAWKAQPNLLDYNTLDIYDEMSIPKNNAEIIFTAQTFYSETLTPYAARINSDLMALYGDADLRKLIYFQHNDFDPGTYGYKTNYDQSAIGAFIGFTSSEILLIRAEAAARLNRNTDALADINLLRKNRFAQGKFVPVEWENDILLSEILKERRRELVFRGRRWADTKRLNQENKTAIVPQRQVNGANYKLVVGSPKYAFLIPRAVIDLNPTIEQNKR
- a CDS encoding TlpA disulfide reductase family protein, producing MRTLLLTLGLLIAFQISFGQHNAKVDLSKQLKINAAVPDMPVMEILNFSGTKVDLDDYKDKVLILDFWDTNCATCIQLMPHVKEVQKEVGDKAQIFAVTWQSRELITEFYKKNKYLKEKNAYLPTIVSDSLLKKYFPYHGVPHTVFIYKGKVKAITYPDYIKPKFIDELIANEKLDIPVKDDFNTKTVTHDPADVNLKGKVLITGYQDGLQFKGGLPIEKDSVTGMFVTSLINTSIFNAFKRLYNFIDPPNFLWIPGRVEWEVKDQNKYTYKSNTIGPRIWDTKYAICYQRFSQDTLPKKEMAKLVMNDLVSFLGVSASIEKKEKDVIIIRKTDKSSENAVKPTDGRRVEGADNLAFLLDVSELYPPAFDESGFKGIMDIPDYSSLEKLNEQILYYGLEAVREKKVIEVMIIKEREH